The genomic DNA CGATTTCGCCATCACCGAGGAGTGCGCCGCCTATGAGGAGTGCAGCGCCATCAGCGCGGTGTACGGAGCGGGTGTGGTCGATGTCGAGTACACCGACAACCTGCCCCGGCCCTTCAGCGCGATGTGCGCCGACCCCGAGACTCCCGCCTCGGTGGTGCTGCGTGACCGTGACCTGGTGGCGCCCACGACCTCGGGCTATCACTTCGCGCTCTGCCCCTGAGCCCGCAGGCGCGTCGTTTTGGCGCAGCTGCGGAATTCCTGGTAGGAATTATGGAATGTCCACGCACCTGGTCAGCCGTCGTGCTGTCGACCTGCTGCGTGTGGCCTCGTGTCTGTGTTGTCGCTGAACTCCTGGGCCGGCTGAGCCGCCCGAACGCCGCTCGATCTTTCTGCTGCCCGCGTTCCGTAGTTCGTGTAGACAAACCGGAGTTCATCAGTGAAAACCCTCGTCCTCATCGGCCTCGTGGGCCTGGCCGCCCAGCTCGTCGACGGCAGCCTCGGGATGGCCTACGGGGTCACCACCACCACGCTGCTCCTGGCCATCGGCACCAACCCGGCCGCCGCGTCGGCGACGGTGCACCTGGCCGAGATCGGCACCACGCTGATCTCCGGGGTGTCGCACTGGAAGTTCGGCAACGTCGACTGGCAGGTGGTGCGGCGGATCGCCCTGCCCGGTGCCATCGGCGCCTTCCTGGGGGCGACGGTGCTGTCGAGCCTGTCCACCGAGGCGGCCGCGCCGATCATGGCGATCATCCTGTTGGCCCTCGGCGTCTACATCCTGTTGCGGTTCACCTTCCAGGGTCTTCCGCGCCACAACCTCGGTAAGCCGCTGCGCAAACGCTTCCTGACACCGCTGGGCTTCGTGGCCGGGTTCGTCGACGCCACCGGTGGCGGCGGCTGGGGCCCGGTGGGCACGCCCGCCATCCTGGCCAGCGGTCGCATCGAGCCACGCAAGGTCATCGGCTCCATCGACACCAGTGAATTCGTCATCGCCATCGCCGCGAGCCTGGGCTTCCTGGTCAGCCTCGGCGCCCAGGGCATCAACATCGGCTGGGTGCTGGCAATCCTGGTGGGCGGTGTGATCGCCGCACCCATCGCCGCCTGGCTGGTGCGCCACATTCCGCCGCGGCTGCTCGGCGCCTCGGTGGGCGGCCTGATCGTCCTGACCAACACCCGCAGCCTGCTGCGCAGTGATCTCGTCGACGTTGCCGACGGGGTCGCGACGGCGATCTACGCGGTGATCGTCGTGGCCTGGGTGGCCGCCTTCGTGCACTCGCTGCGGCAGTACTTCAAAGATCGCGAGCACGAGTCCGCCGACTACGCGGCCAAGGTCACCGCCGAAGCCAAGGTCTCCGATGTCGACGACGACAAGGCGCCCGCCTCGGCGTGATCACCTCAGTAGCGCGCAGTACGCCTGCTCGCGGGCGGTGAGCTGATTGCCCGTGATGGCGCCGAAGGCGGCCGCATCCGCAGCGAAACGGGTGGCCGCGTCGGGTGACGCATCGGGCCCCTCCAGCCGGAAACAGCTGGGCGCCAGGGGCCCGAACAGCAGGGCGCGCCGCAGGTCCGGCCAGCGCTCCAGCGTCGGTTCCACGCCGGCGGCGCGGGCGAACATGATGGCCGCGAGATTCATCCGGGTCTTCTGCGGCAGCCCCCGTCGCGCCCGGTAGGTGGAGATCGCGGCACGCTGCTCGCGGTCGGCGGCACCGGCCACCGTGCCACCCCAGGTGTAGGCGATCCAGCGCGCCTGCAGTTCCAACGGGACGAAATACCCGCCGGATTGGTCCCACATCCCGGAGAAGGCCAGCCCCGGCAGGTCCGGGTGAAAGGTGTGCCGGTCGGCGTCGAGGTGGACGTCATCGAGGCCGAGGATCTCGCGGATCTCGTCGCTGAGGAACGGCAGATCCAGGCGGAACCCGGTGCCGAACAGCAGAGCGTCGAACTGTTCGGCGCTGCCGTCGGCGAAGGTCACCGTCTCACCGCTCACCCGATCGATCCACGGTCGCACGGTGATACGCCCCTCGGCGACCATCGACAGATGGTGCTGACTCAGCGTCACCCCGGCGGCGAACAGCGACGGGTCGGGCTGCGGCGCGCCGTACTGCTCGGGGCTGCCGTTGGCCTCGACCACGATCTGCTTCAGTTGCCGGTCGACCTCGGCCGGCGCCAGGGTTTCGGCCGCCAGCACGCCGTAGCGGGTGAAGATCCGATGGTCGGAGGGCACCCCGGCGGCGAACTTCGGCAACAC from Mycolicibacterium tokaiense includes the following:
- a CDS encoding putative leader peptide, translated to MSTHLVSRRAVDLLRVASCLCCR
- a CDS encoding sulfite exporter TauE/SafE family protein, which gives rise to MKTLVLIGLVGLAAQLVDGSLGMAYGVTTTTLLLAIGTNPAAASATVHLAEIGTTLISGVSHWKFGNVDWQVVRRIALPGAIGAFLGATVLSSLSTEAAAPIMAIILLALGVYILLRFTFQGLPRHNLGKPLRKRFLTPLGFVAGFVDATGGGGWGPVGTPAILASGRIEPRKVIGSIDTSEFVIAIAASLGFLVSLGAQGINIGWVLAILVGGVIAAPIAAWLVRHIPPRLLGASVGGLIVLTNTRSLLRSDLVDVADGVATAIYAVIVVAWVAAFVHSLRQYFKDREHESADYAAKVTAEAKVSDVDDDKAPASA
- a CDS encoding flavin-containing monooxygenase produces the protein MSDRVAVIGAGPGGLVTARWLLAQGFAPTLFERGSTLGGQWSGDDNRSGVWPAMHTNTSRILTAFSDLVPAGRVVFPHNRAVSAYLHRYAETFGLIPRIRFTTPVTGLRRGPGGWLLRTPDGEERFERVVVATGRFHTPVIPDVAGLDTFPGPVSSTFSFRGAGAHAGQRVLVAGCAVSALEIATELAQHGAARVVVTQRRQRYVLPKFAAGVPSDHRIFTRYGVLAAETLAPAEVDRQLKQIVVEANGSPEQYGAPQPDPSLFAAGVTLSQHHLSMVAEGRITVRPWIDRVSGETVTFADGSAEQFDALLFGTGFRLDLPFLSDEIREILGLDDVHLDADRHTFHPDLPGLAFSGMWDQSGGYFVPLELQARWIAYTWGGTVAGAADREQRAAISTYRARRGLPQKTRMNLAAIMFARAAGVEPTLERWPDLRRALLFGPLAPSCFRLEGPDASPDAATRFAADAAAFGAITGNQLTAREQAYCALLR